In Nitrospirota bacterium, a genomic segment contains:
- the pyrE gene encoding orotate phosphoribosyltransferase: MLKELIDIILEKSLKVADEPIYELASGKKSNLYIDCRKTTKNARGAYLIGNIIYDKISDLGIDAIGGLTMGADPVADAVAYTSVLKGKHINAFSVRKKAKEYGLKRVIEGDVTTGNRVVIVDDVATTGQSTIEAIENARAGGLHVVKVIVLVDRQEGGRENILKHDVDFEAILTKQDLLDEYYRRPERD; the protein is encoded by the coding sequence ATGCTGAAAGAATTAATAGACATTATTCTCGAAAAGTCGCTGAAGGTCGCTGATGAACCAATCTATGAACTTGCTTCAGGTAAAAAAAGCAATCTCTACATTGACTGCAGAAAGACGACAAAGAATGCGAGGGGCGCATATCTTATCGGCAACATAATATACGATAAAATATCAGATCTTGGGATAGATGCGATCGGCGGGCTTACAATGGGTGCAGACCCTGTAGCCGATGCCGTGGCTTATACAAGCGTTCTTAAGGGTAAACACATAAATGCCTTTTCCGTCAGGAAGAAGGCCAAGGAATACGGACTTAAGAGGGTTATAGAAGGAGACGTTACAACCGGCAACAGGGTCGTTATAGTTGACGACGTGGCGACAACCGGACAATCCACTATTGAGGCGATCGAGAACGCAAGGGCCGGGGGACTGCATGTTGTAAAAGTTATTGTCCTCGTAGACAGGCAGGAGGGCGGCAGGGAAAACATCCTCAAACATGATGTTGATTTCGAAGCAATACTGACTAAGCAGGACCTGTTGGATGAATATTACAGAAGACCTGAAAGGGATTAA
- the msrA gene encoding peptide-methionine (S)-S-oxide reductase MsrA, translating into MDTKIEKATFAGGCFWCMEPPFEGIDGVLEVVTGYTGGHVKDPSYEEVCEGDTGHTEAVQITYDPSKITYDRLLDVFWRQIDPTDAGGQFVDRGTQYRTAIFYHSDEQKMAAEKSKAQLEKSGRYMKPVVTEILPSAEFYIAEEYHQDYYKKESMRYKNYRKHSGRDKVLKGLWQYQKPDESELRKRLTPLQFKVTQEKGTERPFENEYCGNKREGIYVDVVSGEVLFSSRDKFDSGTGWPSFTRPLEPENIVEKEDADHFMVRTEVRSRNAGSHLGHVFPDGPEPTGLRYCINSAAIRFIPKEDMEKEGYGGYRDLLIS; encoded by the coding sequence ATGGATACCAAAATTGAAAAAGCAACATTTGCCGGCGGCTGTTTCTGGTGTATGGAACCGCCTTTCGAAGGGATTGACGGTGTCCTGGAAGTTGTTACCGGCTACACAGGAGGTCACGTTAAAGATCCGTCTTACGAAGAGGTCTGTGAAGGTGATACAGGACACACAGAGGCTGTTCAGATCACCTATGACCCGTCAAAGATAACATATGACAGGCTCCTTGATGTCTTCTGGAGGCAGATAGATCCGACAGACGCCGGAGGTCAGTTCGTAGACAGGGGGACGCAATACCGCACTGCCATTTTTTATCATTCGGATGAACAAAAGATGGCTGCAGAAAAATCGAAAGCGCAGCTGGAAAAGTCAGGCAGGTATATGAAACCTGTTGTGACAGAGATCCTGCCGTCAGCTGAGTTCTACATCGCTGAGGAGTATCATCAGGATTACTACAAAAAAGAGTCCATGAGATATAAAAATTATCGCAAACATTCCGGTCGCGATAAGGTACTGAAAGGTTTATGGCAGTATCAGAAACCGGATGAGTCAGAGCTGAGGAAGAGACTGACCCCTTTGCAATTCAAGGTTACACAGGAGAAGGGGACAGAGAGGCCTTTTGAGAATGAATACTGCGGCAATAAGAGAGAAGGGATATATGTTGATGTGGTTTCCGGAGAGGTCCTTTTCAGTTCCCGTGACAAGTTCGATTCCGGAACAGGGTGGCCGAGTTTTACAAGGCCTCTTGAGCCTGAAAACATAGTGGAGAAAGAAGACGCGGATCATTTCATGGTAAGGACCGAGGTTAGAAGCAGGAATGCCGGCTCCCACCTTGGCCATGTCTTTCCGGATGGACCTGAACCAACAGGGCTTCGCTACTGCATAAATTCCGCGGCCATTCGTTTTATCCCGAAAGAGGATATGGAAAAAGAGGGGTATGGCGGGTACAGGGACTTACTCATATCTTAG